The following proteins are co-located in the Clavibacter capsici genome:
- the rpsN gene encoding 30S ribosomal protein S14 produces the protein MAKKSKIARNEQRKVIVERYAAKRLELKKALVDPNGTDESREAARAGIQRLPRDASPVRVRQRDGIDGRPRGNLSKFGISRVRFRDMAHRGELPGITKSSW, from the coding sequence ATGGCCAAGAAGAGCAAGATCGCCCGCAACGAGCAGCGCAAGGTCATCGTCGAGCGGTACGCCGCGAAGCGCCTCGAGCTGAAGAAGGCCCTCGTGGACCCGAACGGCACCGACGAGAGCCGCGAGGCGGCCCGCGCCGGCATCCAGCGCCTCCCGCGCGACGCCTCGCCCGTCCGCGTCCGCCAGCGCGACGGCATCGACGGTCGCCCCCGCGGCAACCTGTCGAAGTTCGGCATCTCCCGCGTGCGCTTCCGTGACATGGCCCACCGCGGCGAGCTTCCGGGCATCACGAAGTCCAGCTGGTAG
- the rpmG gene encoding 50S ribosomal protein L33, which produces MAKQQDVRPIIKLRSTAGTGYTYVTRKNRRNNPDRLVLKKYDPVVRKHVDFREER; this is translated from the coding sequence ATGGCCAAGCAGCAGGACGTCCGTCCGATCATCAAGCTCCGCTCGACGGCTGGCACCGGGTACACGTACGTGACCCGCAAGAACCGCCGCAACAACCCCGACCGCCTCGTGCTGAAGAAGTACGACCCGGTCGTCCGCAAGCACGTCGACTTCCGCGAGGAGCGCTAA